A part of Planococcus sp. MB-3u-03 genomic DNA contains:
- a CDS encoding trimeric intracellular cation channel family protein, translated as MAWEVLSAIGTIAFAVSGAIIAMEEEYDIFGVYLLGVVTAFGGGAIRNLLIGVPVSALWEQEFMFQLALISITIVFLFPHKTLGHWNRWGHFFDAIGLSAFAVQGALFAVELGLPVYAAVVAAVLTGSGGGMVRDLLAGRKPLVLKAEIYAVWAAIAGLLISIDVIRTDFMLYALFLAITSLRILSYTYKWKLPTRKILTTS; from the coding sequence GGCAATCATCGCCATGGAAGAGGAATACGATATTTTCGGCGTCTATCTGCTTGGCGTCGTTACCGCATTCGGCGGCGGAGCCATCCGCAATCTATTGATTGGGGTGCCCGTATCCGCTCTATGGGAACAGGAATTCATGTTCCAATTAGCGCTCATCTCCATTACAATCGTGTTCTTGTTCCCGCATAAGACACTCGGCCATTGGAATCGCTGGGGCCATTTCTTCGATGCGATCGGCTTGTCCGCATTCGCGGTACAAGGCGCTTTATTTGCGGTCGAATTAGGGTTGCCGGTCTATGCAGCTGTTGTGGCTGCAGTGTTGACAGGGTCAGGCGGCGGCATGGTGCGGGATCTTCTCGCGGGAAGAAAGCCTTTGGTGTTGAAGGCGGAAATATATGCTGTTTGGGCAGCAATCGCAGGATTGTTGATCAGCATTGATGTTATCCGAACCGATTTTATGCTTTACGCCTTGTTTTTGGCTATTACATCGCTGAGGATCTTATCCTATACGTATAAGTGGAAATTGCCGACACGAAAAATACTCACCACATCATAA
- a CDS encoding rhodanese-like domain-containing protein has translation MKSISTDELNQKVDAGDELHIIDVREKDEVAAGMIPGARHIPLGELPERTEELDSSKQYYVVCQAGGRSAKAAEYLESNGFHSVNVDGGMSSWRGVTVYG, from the coding sequence ATGAAATCAATCAGCACAGATGAACTGAACCAGAAAGTCGATGCTGGAGACGAACTCCACATCATTGATGTTCGCGAGAAAGATGAAGTGGCTGCCGGCATGATTCCAGGAGCCCGGCACATTCCACTCGGTGAATTGCCGGAGCGCACCGAGGAATTGGATTCCTCGAAACAGTACTATGTCGTCTGCCAGGCAGGTGGCCGCAGCGCAAAAGCTGCAGAATACTTGGAATCGAACGGATTCCATTCAGTCAATGTCGACGGCGGCATGTCGTCATGGCGCGGCGTTACAGTTTACGGATGA
- the hfq gene encoding RNA chaperone Hfq, producing MKPVNIQDVYLNQLRKNNIFVTVFLLNGFQLKGTIKSYDNFTVLVETEGKQQLIYKHAISTFSPAKPVSIEHQE from the coding sequence ATGAAACCGGTTAATATCCAAGATGTATATTTAAACCAGCTGCGCAAAAACAATATATTCGTTACGGTGTTTTTGCTGAACGGCTTCCAATTGAAAGGCACCATCAAATCCTACGATAATTTCACGGTACTCGTGGAGACGGAAGGCAAGCAGCAATTGATCTACAAGCATGCCATTTCGACTTTTTCACCGGCAAAACCGGTGTCGATCGAACATCAGGAGTAA
- the miaA gene encoding tRNA (adenosine(37)-N6)-dimethylallyltransferase MiaA: MVEVIAIVGPTASGKTALSIELAKRLNGEIINGDSMQVYRGMDIGTAKIRPEEMDGIPHHLLDIRDPDESFSVAEYQSLVREKIAEIQQRGKLPIIVGGTGLYVQSVLFDYRFSKQQVDEELRHALQAELEHLGPEAMHSKLMALDPDIDIHPNNTRRVLRALEILLSGEEKEDGSLARTPMYDELIIGLDVPRAKLYERIDSRVDGMMESGLLDEVRRLYDSGLRDVQSIKAIGYKELYAYFDGMYSLEEAVAKLKRNSRQYAKRQFTYFRNKMPILWLDATADPENNLGEIMRFWQENDRNRRIEQMAKTIR; the protein is encoded by the coding sequence ATGGTTGAAGTGATCGCCATTGTCGGCCCGACTGCTTCCGGCAAGACCGCACTTAGCATCGAACTCGCCAAACGTTTGAATGGAGAGATCATCAACGGGGATTCAATGCAGGTTTATCGAGGAATGGATATCGGCACGGCTAAAATCCGGCCGGAGGAGATGGACGGTATCCCGCATCACTTGCTCGACATTCGGGACCCGGACGAATCGTTTTCAGTTGCCGAATACCAATCGCTGGTCCGCGAGAAGATTGCGGAAATCCAACAGCGCGGCAAGCTTCCGATCATCGTCGGTGGGACGGGGCTATATGTCCAATCGGTGCTGTTCGATTACCGCTTCTCCAAGCAGCAAGTCGATGAAGAACTCAGGCACGCGTTGCAAGCTGAGCTCGAACACCTTGGGCCCGAGGCGATGCACAGCAAATTAATGGCCTTGGATCCGGACATCGACATCCACCCGAACAATACACGGCGCGTCCTGCGTGCACTGGAAATTTTATTGAGCGGCGAGGAAAAAGAGGACGGCAGTCTGGCAAGGACGCCGATGTATGATGAATTGATCATCGGCCTCGACGTTCCGAGGGCTAAACTGTATGAGCGCATCGATAGCCGCGTCGACGGGATGATGGAATCGGGATTGTTGGATGAAGTCCGGCGCTTGTATGACAGCGGTCTGCGTGATGTCCAGTCCATTAAAGCGATCGGCTATAAGGAATTGTATGCATATTTCGATGGCATGTATTCATTGGAAGAGGCGGTTGCGAAACTGAAACGCAATTCAAGACAATACGCCAAGCGTCAATTTACATATTTCCGCAATAAAATGCCGATTCTTTGGCTGGATGCGACAGCAGATCCAGAAAACAATTTGGGAGAAATTATGCGTTTCTGGCAGGAAAACGACCGGAATCGTCGAATTGAACAAATGGCCAAAACTATACGCTAG
- a CDS encoding alpha/beta fold hydrolase, with amino-acid sequence MDMTSSFVRVSDGHELHCSLHRAENPKGHVHIIHGMAEHSGRYQDFIHLLNEQGFTVSAHDQRGHGKTAEHNGSAGYFAENEGFLRVVEDAHEAIVHAQEEIGKLPFTLIGHSMGSFVARRYLQRYGKQVDCAVLSGTGGHPGFSLSAGIAVAKSFSRLEGKSKINPFLGKLIFGSYNKDFLDEKSKFSWLSRNRETVAQYEADPWCGFEMANQFYVDLFEGLGIIHQMDEVRRIPKNLPVLFISGSMDPVGAKGSGVFEAAAQFDKAGIENVKVYMAEEGRHEVLQELNAETYQQVIVDWINDYG; translated from the coding sequence ATGGACATGACAAGTTCATTCGTTCGGGTATCGGATGGCCACGAACTCCACTGCAGCTTGCATAGGGCGGAAAATCCGAAAGGCCATGTGCATATTATCCACGGAATGGCTGAACATAGCGGCCGCTACCAAGATTTTATCCATTTACTTAACGAACAAGGATTTACAGTGTCAGCGCATGACCAAAGAGGGCACGGCAAAACAGCGGAACACAATGGTTCAGCTGGGTACTTTGCGGAAAACGAGGGCTTCTTGCGCGTCGTCGAAGATGCACACGAAGCTATTGTTCATGCACAAGAAGAAATTGGCAAGCTGCCATTCACGCTGATCGGCCATTCGATGGGATCGTTTGTCGCCAGGCGCTATTTGCAGCGTTATGGAAAGCAAGTGGACTGCGCTGTGCTGTCTGGTACCGGAGGGCATCCTGGATTTTCATTGTCTGCAGGCATCGCTGTCGCGAAGAGCTTTAGCAGACTCGAAGGGAAATCAAAGATCAACCCGTTTCTCGGGAAGTTGATCTTCGGCAGTTACAATAAAGATTTTCTGGATGAAAAATCCAAGTTTTCCTGGTTGAGCCGCAATAGAGAAACAGTCGCACAATACGAAGCGGATCCGTGGTGCGGATTTGAAATGGCCAATCAATTTTATGTCGACTTGTTCGAAGGCTTAGGGATCATTCATCAAATGGATGAAGTCAGGCGAATTCCCAAAAATCTCCCCGTCTTGTTCATCAGCGGATCGATGGACCCGGTCGGCGCAAAAGGCAGCGGCGTATTCGAAGCGGCGGCCCAATTTGATAAAGCAGGCATCGAAAACGTGAAAGTCTATATGGCAGAAGAAGGCCGCCACGAAGTGCTGCAAGAGTTGAACGCTGAAACGTACCAGCAAGTCATTGTCGATTGGATAAATGATTATGGTTGA